Proteins encoded within one genomic window of Opitutales bacterium:
- a CDS encoding vanadium-dependent haloperoxidase, whose product MVETSTVKPPHESFTDRVAASEAYRIEAAQFATKRALDALAQREDIHPEHRPDINYVEEKIGAADSFAMSFTKGLKHDKDTGLVSKPADFEAYRKAIVEGFVKRDDGDEPFTQEVPSTLEEGRPWEAPTAGQVFDLQGPDAQAVTMQKAPQLGDDELTLEMAEVYELALLRDVPFSAFREKQAGENGRKVDGSVTRLERLLDKGFRKRMMDASGRRLSAQNVFRGSSKGVDFGPYLSQFMLIGSRSLEQGKEEFGPLSGYINYGAQRIDQRVPVAQAGVNYMTDLESWIKVQDGGNVRDNGVLFDRSAQRRFMATPRDLATYVHDDALYQAYLNACLLLLSYGAPFDERFDALSGGRTEIPDPFTYRAAGGFALYGGPHILSLVTEVATRALKAVRYQKFNVHRRLRPEALAARMALLDNLENSVTEATFSKFSKMEGDLKPTLTEIRALNTNKSAFLPMAFQEGSPMHPAYGAGHATVAGACVTILKAFFNTDAVFFKKDGGLSIGAVENAAPMAFMASDDGSELVPDTGLSAPLTVGGELNKLAANISIGRNMGGVHYYSDYFDSIRMGEEIAIGLLKEQALGYPTDNFELTLEKFDGACEVISRDLVKLKKS is encoded by the coding sequence ATCGTAGAAACCTCCACGGTTAAGCCTCCGCACGAGAGTTTCACAGACCGCGTTGCTGCGAGTGAAGCCTATCGCATCGAAGCCGCACAGTTTGCTACGAAACGTGCCTTGGACGCCTTAGCGCAGCGCGAAGATATCCACCCTGAGCACCGCCCCGACATAAACTACGTCGAAGAAAAAATCGGTGCGGCTGATTCATTCGCGATGAGCTTCACCAAGGGGCTGAAACATGATAAGGATACGGGGCTAGTCTCAAAGCCAGCGGATTTCGAAGCCTACCGAAAAGCGATTGTTGAGGGATTCGTCAAAAGGGATGATGGTGATGAGCCCTTCACTCAAGAGGTCCCTTCGACACTTGAAGAAGGACGCCCATGGGAGGCGCCTACTGCGGGCCAGGTTTTTGATTTACAAGGGCCAGATGCACAAGCTGTTACCATGCAGAAAGCGCCTCAGCTTGGTGACGACGAGTTGACGCTTGAAATGGCAGAAGTCTATGAATTGGCCTTGCTGAGAGACGTGCCCTTTTCTGCATTCCGGGAAAAACAAGCCGGGGAAAATGGTAGAAAAGTTGACGGCTCTGTCACCCGACTCGAGCGCCTCCTCGATAAGGGGTTTCGCAAGCGTATGATGGATGCTAGCGGGCGTAGACTTTCCGCACAAAATGTGTTTCGTGGGTCATCGAAAGGAGTCGATTTTGGGCCTTATCTATCGCAATTCATGCTCATTGGAAGCCGCTCCTTGGAACAGGGGAAGGAAGAGTTTGGGCCGTTGTCAGGCTACATTAACTATGGCGCGCAGCGAATCGACCAACGCGTACCGGTCGCTCAAGCTGGGGTCAATTACATGACAGACTTGGAGAGCTGGATAAAAGTCCAGGATGGCGGCAATGTGCGTGACAATGGGGTGCTCTTTGATCGTAGCGCCCAGCGCCGGTTTATGGCGACTCCTCGGGATTTAGCGACCTATGTTCACGACGACGCGCTCTACCAGGCCTACCTGAATGCTTGCTTACTTCTCTTGAGCTATGGAGCGCCCTTTGATGAGCGATTCGACGCCCTGTCTGGAGGCCGTACCGAAATTCCGGATCCTTTTACCTACCGTGCTGCTGGGGGCTTCGCTCTCTATGGCGGACCGCATATTTTGAGTCTCGTCACGGAGGTGGCGACCCGAGCGCTGAAAGCAGTCAGATATCAAAAGTTCAATGTCCACCGACGCCTGCGGCCTGAGGCACTTGCGGCGCGTATGGCTTTGTTGGATAACCTAGAAAATTCGGTTACAGAGGCTACTTTCTCCAAGTTTTCCAAGATGGAAGGCGATTTGAAGCCGACGCTTACTGAGATACGCGCCCTCAATACGAATAAGTCAGCGTTCTTACCGATGGCATTTCAAGAGGGGTCACCGATGCACCCAGCTTATGGTGCAGGGCATGCGACTGTGGCTGGGGCGTGTGTGACTATTCTGAAAGCATTTTTTAATACGGATGCGGTGTTCTTCAAAAAAGACGGTGGGCTTTCAATCGGAGCAGTTGAAAACGCTGCTCCTATGGCATTCATGGCAAGTGATGATGGCTCAGAGTTGGTGCCTGATACGGGCCTGAGTGCTCCACTCACTGTGGGGGGCGAGCTTAATAAATTGGCAGCCAACATCTCGATCGGGCGTAATATGGGCGGCGTGCACTATTACTCTGATTATTTCGATAGCATTCGGATGGGAGAAGAGATCGCGATCGGTCTTCTTAAGGAACAGGCTTTGGGTTATCCGACTGATAATTTTGAACTCACGCTAGAAAAGTTTGATGGCGCGTGTGAAGTCATCAGCCGCGATTTAGTGAAGCTAAAAAAGTCCTGA